From the genome of Cytophagia bacterium CHB2:
CTATCCGTTGGTGAAATGTTTTTTAGTTCCGGCATGTCCGGGTTGTGAAAATAGATCATGACGAAGCAAACAAAAATCATTCTCGTTTTAGCCGCGCTGATCACACTTGCAACACTCATCACTTGGCAAATGACTGGCGGCGACTACTACACCAAGTTTGAAGTTGTCGAACAAATCACAGCGCCGGTGGAACAGAATGATCCGCTGGCCGCCGCCGGATTTTATGAAGGAACACCGCGAATGCAGACAGTGACCCGCCCAGAATTTCATCTTGGATTATTGCCAACACCGCGCGGCTTGTTCGACAAGCACGCGCTGTCCGTCGTTTCAATTGTGTCGCCGTCTTGGTTTATTGCGATTGCCCTTGTCTTGTGGAGGCGTGGTACAGCGCGCAGTACTTGAAGGGGAATATTGACTATCGAAAATTGGTTTGAACAAATGACGAATAGTCGAATGCATTGCGCGTGAACTAAATTTCGGGAGAGATCATGAACAAAACCTGCCTGGCGGTGGCCGTGCTCATCTTCGCGGCGGCCACCGTGACTTTCGCAAGCGAAGAGATCATGGTTAAAAAAATCTTGCTGAACGGTAAAACTAAAACCGTGTCGATTGCCGCGCACAATGAGAAAGGCGCGCTTTTTCTCGAAGCACAGCGTTTGGCGCAGGCGCTGGGGTTTGCCCTCAAGCGCCAAAGCGGCCTGGCGATTCTTTGCACCGAAACCGCATGCCTTCCCTTCACCATCGGCGAAAAAGAAGCGCGCGAGAAAGACGGCCAACTTTTTATATCCGCCGCAGCCTTTTTCACCAGTGTTGGCAGCACTTGGGAATTCGATGAAAAAGCCGGCGCGCTGGCCATCGATCTCCCCGACGAATTGCCCACGAGCAACGCGCCGGTTGACGTGACTGTCGGCAGCACAGCGCCGGGCTTTCTGGTGACCGCTGCCGATGGCAAGGAAATTCGTCTCGCTGATTTTCGCGGCAAGAAGAACGTCGTGCTGGAGTTCTTTCGCAGCGGCTCCTGGTGACCCTGGTGCAAGAAGCAGCTCGGTGAGCTGCAAAAGAATCTTTCTGAGATTGAAAAGTATGACGCTGTGCTCATCGGCATTCACGGCTACCCGCCGGAAGAAGCCAAAAAGTGGCACGAAATTTTAGGCATTACTTTTCCACTCGCTTCCGATCAAAGTTTGGTTGTCATGAAAGCTTATGAAGTTTACAACAAGGACGTCATTCCGCATCCCACGACGATCATCATCGACAAAACCGGCGTCATTCGCTTTCGCGAGGTGCATGAGAATTACAAAGAGCGGACGAGTGTGGAAAATATATTGGCGGCTTTGAAGGAACTAAATTGAGGAGAAGGATATGCAAAACGAAATGCTGTTGCCTCGCCATACCCGACATAACGTTGATCTGAATGCGAGAGGCGAAGCCATCAACTATTTCCAGCAAACCCTGAGGCATCATGCACTCACCCTGCGCCGCGAGCGAACGCAAGTCCTCCAAATCAACGTCGGCAAGAAGTGCAACCAGACGTGCTCGCATTGCCACGTTAATGCCGGACCGGCCCGCACTGAAATCATGACGCGCGACACCATGGATCGCATTATTGAGTGGCTGTCGTCTACGGATATTCCGAAGGTCGATATCACAGGTGGAGCGCCTGAGATTAATCCCAATTTCCGCTACCTGGTTGAGCGCAGAAAAACGCTGGCGCCGGCGCGCCACGTCATGGATCGCTGCAACCTGACGATCCTCTTCGAATCGGGGCAGGAAAATTTGGCGGAGTTTCTGGCGCACCATCGGGTGGAGATCATCGCGTCGCTGCCATGCTATTCGCAAACCAACGTGGATTCACAACGCGGCGACGGCGTTTTTGAAAAAAGTATCCGCGCTCTGCAACGGTTGAATGCCCTCGGCTACGGGCGTGATGAAAACCTGCTGCTGCACCTGGTGTATAATCCGCTTGGAGCGCATTTGCCGGGGTCGCAAGCCGGGTTGGAAACTGCTTACAAAAAAGAATTGGAACAGCATTTCGGCATTGTTTTCAACCGCCTTTACACGCTGGCCAACGTTCCCATGGCGCGCTTCGCCGCCTGGCTGCAGCGCACGGGCCAGCTTGAAAAATATCAGGAATTATTGAGCAACGCCTTCAATCCGGATACCGTGGCGAACCTGATGTGCCGCACCATGCTGAACGTCGATTGGCGCGGCGAGGTTTACGATTGCGACTTCAACCAAATGCTCGGTCTGCAATGGAGTGATGATCACCCACTATATCTGTGGAACGTTGATCCGGAGCAAATGGTGGACTGGCCCGTCATTACCGGCGATCATTGTTTTGCGTGCACGGCTGGCGCCGGATCGAGCTGTGGCGGCGCACTGGCGTAATTCCTAAAGTCATGAATCTGCACATCGAGTTTCTCTATTTTCGCGGCTGCCCCAACCACGAAGCGGCGCGGAAATTACTGTTTGAAGTGTTGCGTGAAAACCGGATCAAAACTACATTGCACAACATACGCATCGATTCGCGCGACGAAGCCGTCGCTAAGCGCTTTCTCGGCTCGCCGACCATTCGCATCAACGGCAGGGACATCGATCCCAGTGCGGAGCATCGCGCGGATTTTGGCATGCAGTGCCGCGTGTATCTTGCCGGCGGCAAGTATACCGGCATGCCGAGCAAGGAAATGATCCGTTCGGCATTACAAAAAGCGTTGGCCGATTCGGCCGCTCCAACCGCCAACGCGCCTAATATGGAACGATTCACGTCACCCATCTGCTGCTGAGG
Proteins encoded in this window:
- a CDS encoding radical SAM/Cys-rich domain protein; its protein translation is MLLPRHTRHNVDLNARGEAINYFQQTLRHHALTLRRERTQVLQINVGKKCNQTCSHCHVNAGPARTEIMTRDTMDRIIEWLSSTDIPKVDITGGAPEINPNFRYLVERRKTLAPARHVMDRCNLTILFESGQENLAEFLAHHRVEIIASLPCYSQTNVDSQRGDGVFEKSIRALQRLNALGYGRDENLLLHLVYNPLGAHLPGSQAGLETAYKKELEQHFGIVFNRLYTLANVPMARFAAWLQRTGQLEKYQELLSNAFNPDTVANLMCRTMLNVDWRGEVYDCDFNQMLGLQWSDDHPLYLWNVDPEQMVDWPVITGDHCFACTAGAGSSCGGALA
- a CDS encoding DUF2703 domain-containing protein — translated: MHIEFLYFRGCPNHEAARKLLFEVLRENRIKTTLHNIRIDSRDEAVAKRFLGSPTIRINGRDIDPSAEHRADFGMQCRVYLAGGKYTGMPSKEMIRSALQKALADSAAPTANAPNMERFTSPICC
- a CDS encoding redoxin domain-containing protein → MLIGIHGYPPEEAKKWHEILGITFPLASDQSLVVMKAYEVYNKDVIPHPTTIIIDKTGVIRFREVHENYKERTSVENILAALKELN